Proteins found in one Prochlorothrix hollandica PCC 9006 = CALU 1027 genomic segment:
- a CDS encoding two-partner secretion domain-containing protein, with product MAQIVPDGTLGAEGSTVREAVVRDGQAALIEGGAARGPSLFHSFLEFGIAEGGRAYFANPSGIEMIFSRVTGLGESQIDGVLGVNGTADLFLLNPNGIVFGSNARLDLSGSFHATTAESWTWGPDFIFSAKTPIAPPLLTITRPPDLQAVQSHWGNIHNAGRLAVKDGQVLLLQAREVTQSGSVVAPGGSVQFWGQSVGLLDGASIDVSGQTGGGTVLLGGSAQGSHLIFNTLRTYIAPEARIEANALESGDGGTVIVWSDEVTGFYGTISARGAAAIEGLGNPAKGGFVEVSSQGHLIFRGDVDTATPLGESGVVLLDPTTITIASGSGDSGADGSDRFAGEVSGLAGQILSAPLSAFNDLAPTTIYESELEGLAGNTNVVLQATDGITIADLADNELLFQGGSGSLIFVADANADGVGDVTMLDLGDALKTNGRNLTISGVNLTLGTIDTSVQAEEILTTIDIDAGGPIPAVGTSGPANFTFSVPVGVGFISDLDVRFSAAHTWDSDLEVSLISPLGSSLELFTGVGDSGENFQDTLLNDDALTLITAGSAPFDGSFRPQGTLLAVEGEVADGTWHLSVVDTAENDSGTLFRAGDLAPWGTALGTQLLITSLLSDGGNGGNVILNGTGDVALLGILAEGTGSAGSGGNVTVNAGGKINLGVPITPGLISTSGQLAGSISLISGGDIALVGDVKAQGKSQSGLVQFNAAGDIQLTEARVNVLGGDQGGVVINARTLDWVNSEIKAGIGSGLGSSTAQAGDIEITTTGDIVLTGGGLFSRVESGAEGSAGGITIDTGSLSLREGIRLDSSTLGIGNAGAIDITATGDISLAGEDSYGLGSGLLSRVESGAEGSSGGITIRTGSLSLRDGAQLDSSTFGKGNAGAIDITATGDIVLAGDSSQGFISGVFSEVDTYAEGSAGGITIRTGSLSLLDGAFVATSTYGKGNAGKLDITATGDISLVGENSSVSGSRLLSRVESGAEGSSGGITIRTGSLSLRDGAQLDSSTFGKGNAGAIDITATGDMVLAGETSQGSISGFFSEVESEAEGSSGGITIRTGSLFLRDGAEVTASTVGKGDAGAIDINATGDISLAGESSQGLGSRIFSTVESEAEGSSGGITIHTGSLSLLDGTILTANTYGKGNAGAIDITATGDISLAGEDSDGLGSRLLSRVESGAEGSSGGITIRTGSLSLRDGAQLDSNTSSKGNAGAIDITATGEISLAGEDSQGFVSGFSSEVESGAEGSSGGISIRTGSLSLRDGTLIAASTYGKGNAGTIDITATGDISLAGENSQDLGSLMLSQVQAGAEGNSGGITIRTSSLSLLDGAGLTASTFGQGDAGKLDIIATGDISLAGENSQGFYTGLFSHVEAGAEGNSAGITIRTGSLSLRDGAQLSASTFGQGDAGTIDITATGDIVVAGEDSQGFVSGILSQVESGAEGSAGGITIDTGSLSLRDGAKLTASTLGKGDAGTVQIQATDSVILQGQTETGAGSQILSQVAAGATGNANEISITTPQLTLLEGAVIAADTAGTGNASSLAVNVSDLITLGANTRLSVETSSSGTPGDIAVKSPKLIMGENAQLSATVTQDSTNLEGGGNITLAISDLDISGRLGIFAETASSAPAGSLQITPYRTDSSITVQFRAQGFISASTTASGDGGSITLTAPQAITLQGQGSIAVETRSSGNAGNIAMITPELTLTDGIAVTASTYSPDANAGRAGDITLTSSNFTLSNGASIRTNTFGTGNSGNVKVNTRNTLDLNNGSIEAITSESSSGAGGSINIDPLDTLIRNGGKVAVDSQGSGTGGSISLISGNLYLDNGSISAITRSSDGGNITLTLSDLFRLQNNSVLSTEAGTAGSGGNGGDINILARFVLAEPNSNSDIIANAFEGNGGNININALGIFGFDVRSNNSPRQDPRNNLTSSSRFGTSGTIETPNVDPSQGLGTLPANLIDPSSLIDRSCDLSSPASRSKFTLIGRGGITASVDTAPNPRTLTPDLRLHPTAVTLADTASTPTPLAPAPDLSAALSAALANPDVALAPCTP from the coding sequence ATGGCGCAAATTGTGCCGGATGGGACGCTGGGGGCGGAGGGTTCGACGGTGCGGGAGGCCGTGGTCAGGGACGGGCAGGCGGCATTGATTGAGGGAGGAGCGGCGCGTGGCCCCAGTTTATTCCACAGTTTTTTAGAATTTGGCATTGCAGAGGGGGGGCGGGCCTATTTTGCCAACCCCAGCGGCATTGAGATGATTTTTAGCCGGGTGACGGGCCTGGGCGAGTCCCAGATTGATGGCGTGTTGGGAGTGAATGGCACGGCAGATCTGTTTTTGCTCAATCCCAACGGCATTGTGTTTGGGTCGAATGCGCGGTTAGATCTTTCCGGCTCATTTCACGCTACAACAGCCGAATCCTGGACTTGGGGTCCTGACTTCATCTTCAGTGCCAAAACCCCGATCGCTCCCCCCCTACTCACCATCACTCGGCCCCCGGATCTCCAAGCGGTTCAAAGTCACTGGGGCAATATTCACAATGCTGGCCGGTTAGCGGTGAAGGATGGCCAGGTTCTGCTGTTACAGGCACGGGAGGTTACCCAAAGCGGCAGTGTGGTGGCACCTGGGGGAAGCGTTCAGTTCTGGGGGCAAAGCGTCGGCTTGCTGGATGGGGCAAGCATTGATGTGTCCGGTCAAACGGGGGGCGGGACAGTTCTGCTGGGAGGAAGCGCCCAGGGCAGTCACCTGATTTTCAATACCTTACGCACTTATATTGCTCCGGAAGCCAGGATTGAAGCGAATGCTCTGGAATCTGGGGATGGTGGCACGGTTATCGTCTGGTCAGATGAGGTGACGGGTTTCTATGGCACTATTTCTGCCCGTGGTGCAGCGGCGATCGAGGGGCTAGGGAATCCGGCCAAGGGTGGTTTTGTTGAGGTTTCCAGTCAAGGTCATTTGATTTTTCGGGGTGATGTGGACACTGCTACGCCCTTGGGAGAGTCGGGGGTGGTTTTGCTGGATCCCACAACCATTACTATTGCCAGTGGGTCTGGAGATAGTGGGGCGGATGGATCCGATCGTTTTGCCGGAGAGGTGTCTGGGCTAGCGGGTCAAATTCTCAGTGCGCCCCTGAGTGCCTTTAATGATTTAGCCCCCACGACAATTTATGAGTCTGAACTAGAGGGACTGGCGGGCAATACCAATGTGGTTTTGCAAGCAACGGATGGCATCACGATCGCAGATTTAGCGGATAACGAACTGCTGTTTCAAGGGGGCAGTGGCAGTCTTATTTTTGTGGCTGATGCGAATGCCGATGGTGTAGGCGATGTAACCATGCTGGACTTGGGGGATGCCCTGAAAACCAATGGCCGTAATCTCACTATTTCGGGTGTGAATTTAACCCTGGGGACGATCGATACCTCTGTTCAGGCTGAAGAAATCTTAACGACGATCGACATTGATGCAGGGGGTCCAATTCCCGCCGTCGGGACCAGCGGTCCTGCCAACTTTACCTTTAGTGTCCCCGTAGGCGTTGGGTTCATTAGTGACCTGGATGTGCGGTTTTCTGCTGCCCATACTTGGGACTCGGATTTGGAGGTTTCACTGATTTCGCCCCTCGGTTCATCTTTAGAACTATTTACGGGTGTGGGTGATTCTGGAGAGAATTTCCAGGATACATTGCTGAATGATGACGCATTAACGCTTATTACGGCTGGTTCTGCTCCTTTTGATGGCAGTTTTCGACCCCAGGGAACGCTATTGGCTGTGGAGGGAGAAGTGGCAGATGGAACGTGGCACTTAAGTGTTGTTGATACTGCCGAGAATGATTCAGGGACTCTATTTCGGGCAGGAGATCTTGCGCCATGGGGCACAGCCTTAGGAACCCAGCTTTTAATTACCTCCCTGCTGAGCGATGGAGGCAATGGGGGTAATGTCATCCTCAATGGGACAGGTGATGTGGCTTTGCTGGGAATCTTAGCAGAGGGGACAGGTTCCGCAGGATCGGGAGGGAATGTTACCGTTAATGCGGGGGGAAAGATTAATCTGGGTGTTCCTATAACTCCGGGCTTGATCAGTACTTCCGGGCAGCTTGCGGGAAGCATTAGCTTGATTTCTGGGGGAGATATTGCCTTGGTCGGTGATGTCAAAGCCCAGGGAAAGTCCCAAAGTGGTTTAGTCCAATTCAATGCCGCTGGTGATATTCAGCTAACAGAAGCCCGTGTTAATGTGCTGGGGGGGGATCAAGGAGGGGTTGTCATCAATGCCCGGACTTTAGATTGGGTCAACAGTGAAATTAAAGCAGGAATCGGCTCTGGTTTGGGTTCTTCTACGGCTCAGGCTGGAGACATTGAAATTACGACCACTGGGGACATCGTTTTGACGGGTGGGGGTCTGTTTAGCCGAGTGGAATCAGGGGCAGAGGGCAGTGCTGGGGGGATCACGATCGACACCGGGTCTCTTTCCCTGCGGGAGGGGATACGCTTGGATTCCAGCACCTTGGGCATAGGGAATGCCGGGGCGATCGACATCACCGCCACGGGGGATATTTCCCTGGCAGGAGAAGACTCCTATGGCTTGGGAAGTGGACTCTTGAGCCGCGTGGAATCCGGAGCAGAGGGCAGTTCGGGGGGGATCACGATCCGAACCGGCTCGCTCTCCCTACGGGATGGGGCACAACTTGATTCCAGTACCTTTGGCAAAGGCAATGCGGGGGCGATCGACATCACCGCCACGGGGGATATTGTCTTAGCCGGGGACAGTTCCCAAGGGTTTATCAGTGGAGTCTTTAGCGAAGTAGACACATACGCAGAGGGCAGTGCTGGGGGCATCACGATCCGGACCGGCTCTCTCTCCCTGTTGGATGGGGCATTCGTTGCCACCAGTACCTATGGCAAAGGCAATGCTGGGAAGCTCGACATCACCGCCACCGGGGATATTTCCCTAGTGGGAGAAAACTCCTCTGTCTCAGGCAGTAGACTCTTGAGCCGCGTGGAATCAGGAGCAGAGGGCAGTTCGGGAGGGATCACGATCCGAACCGGCTCGCTCTCCCTACGGGATGGGGCACAACTTGATTCCAGTACCTTTGGCAAAGGCAATGCGGGGGCGATCGACATCACTGCCACCGGGGATATGGTCTTAGCAGGGGAAACTTCCCAAGGTTCGATTAGTGGATTCTTTAGCGAAGTGGAATCAGAAGCAGAGGGCAGTTCGGGGGGGATCACGATCCGTACCGGGTCACTTTTCCTGCGGGATGGGGCAGAAGTGACGGCCAGTACCGTGGGCAAAGGGGATGCTGGGGCGATCGACATCAACGCCACGGGGGATATTTCCTTGGCGGGGGAATCTTCCCAAGGCTTGGGCAGTAGAATTTTTAGCACGGTGGAATCAGAAGCAGAGGGCAGTTCGGGGGGGATCACGATCCATACCGGGTCTCTCTCCCTGCTGGATGGAACCATACTGACGGCCAATACCTATGGCAAAGGCAATGCTGGGGCGATCGACATCACCGCCACGGGGGATATTTCCCTGGCAGGAGAAGACTCCGATGGCTTGGGCAGTAGACTCTTGAGCCGCGTGGAATCCGGAGCAGAGGGCAGTTCGGGGGGGATCACGATCCGAACCGGGTCGCTCTCCCTACGGGATGGGGCACAACTTGATTCCAATACCTCTAGCAAAGGCAATGCGGGGGCGATCGACATTACCGCCACGGGGGAGATTTCCTTGGCAGGGGAAGATTCCCAAGGCTTCGTCAGTGGATTCTCTAGCGAAGTGGAATCTGGAGCAGAGGGCAGTTCGGGGGGGATCTCGATCCGAACCGGGTCTCTTTCCCTGCGGGATGGGACACTCATTGCAGCCAGTACCTATGGCAAAGGCAATGCTGGGACGATCGACATCACCGCCACGGGGGATATTTCCCTGGCGGGGGAAAATTCCCAAGACTTGGGCAGTCTCATGTTGAGCCAAGTGCAAGCAGGCGCAGAGGGCAATTCGGGGGGCATCACCATCCGGACTAGCTCCCTCTCCCTGTTGGATGGGGCAGGACTGACGGCCAGTACCTTTGGTCAAGGGGATGCAGGGAAGCTCGACATCATCGCCACGGGGGATATTTCCTTGGCGGGAGAAAATTCCCAAGGCTTTTACACGGGACTTTTTAGCCATGTGGAGGCCGGAGCCGAGGGCAATTCAGCAGGCATCACCATCCGCACCGGCTCTCTCTCCCTACGGGATGGGGCACAACTGTCTGCCAGTACCTTTGGTCAAGGGGATGCGGGGACGATCGACATCACCGCCACGGGAGATATCGTCGTAGCGGGAGAAGATTCCCAAGGCTTTGTCAGTGGTATTTTGAGCCAAGTGGAATCAGGGGCAGAGGGCAGTGCTGGGGGGATCACGATCGACACCGGGTCTCTCTCCCTACGGGATGGGGCAAAACTGACTGCCAGTACCTTGGGCAAAGGGGATGCGGGGACAGTCCAAATTCAAGCAACGGACTCCGTTATCTTACAAGGACAAACCGAAACAGGCGCAGGCAGCCAAATCCTCAGCCAGGTGGCAGCAGGGGCCACCGGAAATGCTAACGAAATTTCCATTACCACCCCTCAGCTTACCCTCCTGGAGGGAGCCGTCATCGCTGCGGATACCGCCGGTACCGGTAATGCCAGTTCCCTCGCCGTCAACGTCTCCGACCTCATCACCCTCGGGGCCAACACACGCCTCTCCGTCGAAACCTCCTCCTCCGGCACACCGGGCGATATTGCAGTGAAAAGCCCAAAACTGATCATGGGGGAGAACGCCCAACTCAGCGCCACCGTGACCCAAGATTCCACCAATCTAGAAGGCGGCGGCAACATCACCCTCGCCATCTCCGACCTCGATATCTCAGGCCGTTTAGGGATTTTTGCCGAAACCGCCAGCAGCGCCCCCGCCGGAAGCCTCCAAATCACCCCCTACAGAACAGACTCCAGCATCACCGTCCAATTCCGCGCCCAAGGCTTTATTTCCGCTTCCACCACCGCTTCCGGCGATGGGGGCAGCATCACCCTCACCGCCCCCCAAGCCATCACCCTCCAAGGCCAGGGCAGCATCGCCGTGGAAACCCGCAGCAGCGGCAACGCCGGTAACATCGCCATGATCACCCCAGAACTAACCCTCACCGATGGGATCGCCGTCACTGCCTCCACCTATAGCCCAGATGCTAACGCAGGTCGTGCCGGAGACATCACCCTGACTAGCAGTAACTTCACCCTCAGCAACGGTGCTAGCATTCGCACCAACACCTTCGGAACCGGGAACTCAGGCAACGTTAAAGTCAACACCCGTAACACCCTCGATCTCAACAACGGCAGCATTGAAGCCATCACCAGTGAAAGCTCCAGCGGCGCAGGGGGCAGCATCAACATCGACCCCCTTGACACCTTGATTCGCAATGGCGGCAAAGTTGCCGTAGACTCCCAAGGCAGCGGAACTGGGGGCAGCATTAGCTTAATTTCCGGGAATTTATACCTAGATAACGGCAGCATTAGCGCAATTACCCGCAGTAGCGACGGGGGCAATATTACCTTAACCTTAAGTGACCTCTTCCGCCTCCAGAACAACAGCGTCCTTTCCACAGAAGCGGGCACCGCAGGCAGTGGGGGCAATGGGGGCGATATCAACATTTTGGCTCGCTTTGTCCTTGCAGAACCCAACAGCAACAGTGACATCATTGCCAACGCCTTTGAGGGCAATGGGGGCAACATCAACATCAATGCCCTCGGTATTTTTGGCTTTGATGTGCGCAGTAACAACAGTCCTCGCCAAGATCCCCGCAATAATCTCACGTCTAGCTCTCGTTTCGGCACGTCTGGCACGATTGAGACCCCCAATGTAGACCCCAGCCAAGGACTAGGAACACTCCCCGCCAACCTGATTGACCCCAGTAGCCTCATCGATCGCAGTTGCGACCTCAGCAGCCCCGCCAGCCGGAGTAAATTCACCCTGATCGGGCGGGGAGGCATCACCGCCTCGGTGGACACCGCCCCCAACCCCCGCACCCTAACCCCCGACCTCCGCCTCCACCCCACTGCCGTGACCCTGGCTGACACCGCCAGCACTCCCACGCCCCTCGCCCCAGCCCCAGACCTGTCAGCCGCCCTGTCAGCCGCCCTCGCCAACCCTGACGTTGCCCTCGCTCCCTGCACCCCCTAA
- the purD gene encoding phosphoribosylamine--glycine ligase has protein sequence MRLLIVGNGGREHTLAWSLAQSPQVEAVICTPGNGGTAGLEKCCNRAIAVDDFPGLVDLCHQESVDLVVVGPEVPLVLGLTDVLRDQGIAVFGPSQAGAQIEGSKAWAKDFMAAAGIPTARSATFTEASTAQAYVRQQGAPIVVKADGLAAGKGVTVAATVAEAEAAIADALGGKFGTAGQCLVIEDCLQGAEASVLALCDGQTIVPLVPAQDHKRIGEGDTGSNTGGMGAYAPAPLVTPAILQRIETEVLQPALQEFQRRGIDYRGILYAGLMISPDGNLGVIEFNCRFGDPETQVVLPLLDTPLLDLLLACCEGRLDQVPLVWKPGVAACVVAAAGGYPGSYGKGHPITGLESAQIQGAMVFQAGTQTTPTGAVVTDGGRVLGVTAVGADFDRAFADAYAALDLIQFEGMYCRRDIGYQVRS, from the coding sequence ATGCGTCTTCTAATCGTCGGGAATGGTGGCCGAGAGCATACCTTGGCGTGGAGTTTGGCCCAGTCTCCCCAGGTGGAGGCAGTGATCTGCACTCCCGGCAATGGGGGCACAGCGGGGTTAGAAAAATGCTGCAATCGGGCGATCGCCGTCGATGATTTTCCCGGCTTGGTGGATCTGTGCCACCAAGAGAGCGTGGATTTGGTGGTGGTGGGTCCAGAGGTGCCGTTGGTGTTGGGGCTGACAGATGTGCTGAGGGATCAGGGCATCGCCGTGTTTGGACCCAGCCAAGCCGGAGCGCAGATCGAAGGCAGCAAAGCCTGGGCCAAGGACTTTATGGCAGCGGCGGGGATCCCTACGGCGCGATCGGCCACCTTCACGGAAGCCAGCACCGCCCAAGCCTATGTCCGACAGCAGGGTGCCCCCATTGTGGTCAAGGCCGATGGTCTGGCGGCGGGGAAAGGGGTGACGGTGGCGGCAACGGTGGCGGAGGCTGAGGCGGCGATCGCCGATGCCTTGGGGGGCAAGTTCGGCACAGCGGGGCAGTGTCTGGTCATTGAAGACTGTTTGCAGGGGGCTGAAGCGTCGGTGCTGGCCCTGTGCGATGGCCAAACCATTGTTCCCTTGGTGCCGGCCCAGGATCACAAGCGCATCGGGGAAGGGGACACCGGATCCAACACCGGCGGCATGGGAGCCTATGCCCCGGCCCCCTTGGTCACTCCCGCCATTCTCCAGCGCATCGAAACGGAGGTGCTGCAACCGGCCCTCCAGGAATTTCAGCGGCGGGGTATTGACTACCGGGGGATTCTCTACGCGGGGCTGATGATTAGCCCGGATGGGAATCTGGGGGTGATTGAGTTTAACTGTCGCTTTGGGGATCCGGAAACCCAGGTGGTGCTGCCCTTGCTGGATACCCCCCTGCTGGATCTGCTGCTGGCCTGCTGCGAGGGGCGTTTGGATCAGGTGCCCCTGGTGTGGAAACCGGGGGTGGCGGCTTGTGTGGTGGCGGCGGCGGGGGGCTATCCCGGCAGCTATGGCAAGGGCCACCCCATTACGGGTCTGGAATCAGCCCAGATCCAGGGAGCCATGGTGTTCCAGGCAGGAACCCAAACCACCCCCACAGGAGCCGTAGTGACCGATGGCGGTCGGGTCTTGGGGGTGACGGCGGTGGGGGCGGATTTCGATCGGGCGTTCGCCGACGCTTACGCAGCCCTGGACTTGATCCAGTTTGAAGGGATGTATTGCCGCCGGGATATTGGCTATCAGGTGCGATCGTGA
- a CDS encoding YajQ family cyclic di-GMP-binding protein: MASSCSFDVVSDFDYQEMVNTVDQVRREIKGRYDLKDTNTVLDLNPTEIVITTNSEFTLDAVTTILQMKAAKRQLSLKIFEYGKIESVSGSRVRQEITLRKGIEAELAKKISKQIRDAFKKIQVSIQGDALRVSGKSRDDLQEVIQFLKQEDCPVALQFENYR; the protein is encoded by the coding sequence ATGGCTTCATCCTGTTCGTTTGATGTGGTCAGTGATTTTGACTACCAAGAAATGGTCAATACCGTGGATCAGGTGCGCCGAGAGATTAAGGGGCGCTATGACCTGAAGGATACCAACACGGTTCTGGATCTCAACCCCACGGAAATTGTCATTACCACCAATAGTGAATTTACCTTGGATGCGGTGACGACAATTTTGCAAATGAAAGCGGCAAAACGGCAACTGTCCTTGAAGATTTTTGAGTATGGCAAAATCGAAAGTGTCAGTGGTAGCCGAGTTCGCCAGGAAATTACCCTACGCAAAGGGATTGAGGCAGAATTAGCTAAAAAAATATCGAAGCAAATTCGGGATGCCTTTAAGAAAATCCAGGTGTCGATCCAAGGGGATGCCCTGCGGGTATCCGGCAAGTCTCGCGATGATTTGCAGGAGGTGATCCAGTTTCTGAAACAGGAAGACTGCCCTGTGGCATTGCAGTTTGAGAATTACCGTTAA
- a CDS encoding DNA-processing protein DprA encodes MSQALDLPKVDELVQELAAIQQTSAKRIALLGSRHVPITHQHLIEMMSYALVLGGNRLMTSGAQGTNAAAIRGAMRADPNLLTVILPQGLDRQPRESREQLEQVIHLVENPANDSLSLGEASALCNQEIVSRCQQLICFAFHDSTTLLDTCHYAEEQHRLVTLFYFD; translated from the coding sequence TTGAGTCAGGCACTTGATCTTCCCAAGGTAGATGAGCTAGTCCAGGAACTCGCAGCGATTCAGCAAACCAGTGCCAAGCGCATTGCGTTGTTGGGTTCGCGCCACGTTCCCATTACTCATCAACATTTGATCGAAATGATGAGCTATGCCCTGGTGTTGGGGGGGAATCGTTTAATGACCTCCGGTGCCCAGGGTACCAATGCTGCGGCAATTCGGGGCGCTATGCGGGCCGACCCCAACCTGCTGACGGTAATTTTGCCCCAAGGCCTCGATCGCCAGCCTCGGGAGTCTCGGGAGCAACTGGAGCAGGTCATTCATCTGGTGGAAAACCCCGCCAATGATAGTCTTTCCCTGGGGGAAGCTAGCGCCCTGTGTAACCAAGAAATTGTCTCCCGTTGCCAACAGTTAATTTGTTTTGCCTTCCACGACAGCACCACCCTTCTGGATACCTGTCACTATGCTGAGGAGCAGCACCGCTTGGTGACATTGTTCTATTTCGACTAG
- a CDS encoding folate/biopterin family MFS transporter: protein MSPSPPPALSVAARSPRQQWIQEHLFFGNEPSLELMAILLVYFVQGILGLSRLAVSFFLKDDLGLSPAETAGLMGLAMVPWTIKPLFGFMSDGLPILGYRRRPYLILSGLLGMGALVALGTVVDRPWMAGLAIMLSSLSLAVSDVIADSLVVERARHESISTMGSLQSLCWGTAALGGLLTAYFSGYLLQVATPQIVFLITAAFPLLVAVAAGLIGEERVRSGLSWGVVGEQVKLLRQALGQRAIWFPTLFLFLWQSTPNSQSAFFYFTTNDLGFQPEFLGRVQLVTKLGALVGIWLFNRYFKAVPFRRIFTWAAIASTLLGLTTLLLVTHANRSLGISDQWFSLGDSVILTVAGEIAYMPVLVLAARLCPPGVEATLFALLMSVCNLSYLVSTELGALLTHWLGVTETDFTNLWLLTLITTLSTLLPLPLVQGLPNTNAQGHGPRLPPEAGAEPLIPEIMPEIMPEIMPEIMTEDGTAEVAVER, encoded by the coding sequence ATGTCCCCCTCCCCCCCGCCTGCCTTGTCTGTCGCGGCCCGATCGCCCCGGCAACAGTGGATCCAAGAGCATCTTTTTTTCGGTAATGAACCCAGCCTCGAACTGATGGCCATTCTCCTGGTCTATTTTGTCCAGGGGATTTTAGGGTTGTCGCGGCTGGCGGTGAGCTTTTTCCTCAAGGATGATCTGGGCCTCAGTCCGGCGGAAACCGCTGGGCTAATGGGGTTGGCCATGGTGCCCTGGACCATTAAGCCCCTCTTTGGCTTTATGTCCGATGGTTTGCCGATTTTGGGATACCGTCGTCGGCCCTATTTGATCCTGTCGGGGCTACTGGGCATGGGGGCGCTGGTGGCCTTGGGGACCGTGGTCGATCGCCCCTGGATGGCGGGCCTTGCCATTATGCTCAGTTCCCTGTCCCTGGCGGTCAGTGATGTCATTGCGGACTCCCTGGTGGTGGAGCGGGCGCGGCATGAGTCCATCAGCACCATGGGATCCCTGCAATCCCTCTGTTGGGGCACTGCGGCCCTGGGGGGCTTGCTGACGGCCTATTTCAGTGGCTACCTGCTGCAAGTGGCCACCCCCCAAATTGTGTTTTTGATTACGGCGGCGTTTCCCCTGTTGGTGGCGGTGGCGGCGGGGCTGATTGGGGAGGAACGGGTGCGATCGGGCCTCAGTTGGGGCGTAGTGGGGGAGCAGGTGAAGCTCTTGCGCCAAGCCCTAGGACAGCGGGCCATTTGGTTCCCCACCCTGTTCCTCTTTCTCTGGCAATCCACCCCCAATTCCCAGTCGGCGTTTTTCTATTTCACCACCAATGATCTGGGGTTTCAGCCGGAGTTTTTGGGCCGGGTGCAGTTGGTGACCAAGTTGGGGGCGTTGGTGGGCATTTGGCTGTTCAACCGCTATTTTAAGGCCGTGCCCTTTCGCCGCATTTTCACTTGGGCGGCGATCGCCTCCACCCTCCTCGGTCTCACGACCCTGCTGCTGGTGACCCATGCCAACCGCAGTCTGGGCATTAGCGATCAGTGGTTTAGCCTGGGGGATAGTGTCATCCTGACGGTGGCGGGGGAAATTGCCTATATGCCGGTGCTGGTGTTGGCGGCGCGGCTCTGTCCGCCGGGGGTAGAGGCAACGTTGTTTGCCCTGCTGATGTCGGTGTGTAATCTGTCTTATCTGGTGTCTACGGAGTTGGGGGCGCTGTTGACCCACTGGCTGGGGGTGACGGAAACGGATTTCACTAATCTCTGGCTCTTAACCCTGATCACCACCCTCAGCACCCTGTTACCGCTGCCTTTGGTGCAAGGGTTACCCAACACCAACGCCCAGGGCCATGGGCCACGGCTGCCACCAGAGGCTGGGGCGGAACCCCTGATCCCTGAAATCATGCCTGAAATCATGCCTGAAATCATGCCTGAAATCATGACCGAAGACGGGACGGCAGAGGTGGCGGTGGAGAGATGA
- a CDS encoding transposase, with the protein FTQWLLKARSVYGKVIKTIRNHLEGICNYFISRTTSGTMEGINNRIKLIKRQAYGFLNFENFRSRTLAAFSH; encoded by the coding sequence TTCACACAATGGCTTCTGAAAGCCCGGTCTGTATATGGTAAAGTTATAAAAACCATTCGTAATCACCTCGAAGGAATTTGTAACTACTTTATTAGTAGAACGACAAGCGGTACTATGGAAGGTATTAACAATCGAATTAAGTTAATTAAAAGGCAGGCTTACGGCTTTTTGAATTTTGAAAACTTCCGCTCCAGAACTCTAGCTGCCTTCTCTCATTAG